The genomic window TTCTCATCCGCGACGGTCAGATGTCCGGTGACAAGATCACCATTTTCGAGCAGTTGAAGCTACCCGGCGGCGCGCTCGACGGCATCAAGGAGCCGAAGAAGGGCTTCGTGATCCGCGGTGGCCGCGAGATGGAGAACCACTTCGAATGCCTCTGGGACCTGTTCCGGTCGGTCCCGTCGATGGAGATCGACGGGGCGAGTGTCCTCGACGAGTTCTACTGGCTGAACAAGGACGACCCCAACTCGTCGTTGCAGCGCGCCACCGAGAAGCGCGGCCAGGACGCCCACACCGACGGCTTGTTCACCCTGAGCAACAAGGCCCAGAAGGACATGATCAAGGTATTCCTCGCCGCGCCCGAGGAGATGGAGAACAAGCGCATCAACGAGGTCTTCGGCGAGGACTTCCTGAAGAGCAACTTCTGGCTGTACTGGCGCACGATGTTCGCCTTCGAGGAATGGCACAGCGCGCTGGAGATGAAGTTGTATCTGCATCGCTTCATTCACCACATCGGTGGTCTGCCCGATTTCTCGGCACTGAAGTTCACCAAGTACAACCAATATGAATCGCTCGTGCTGCCGCTGTACCGCTGGCTGCTCGATCAGGGCGTGACCTTCCGGTTCGACACCGAGATCACCGACATCGACTTCCACCTCACCCGGGAACGCAAGCAGGCCACCAAGATCCACTGGGTATCCGAAGGTACCGAGGGCAGCGTCGATGTGGGGGAGAACGATCTGGTCTTCGCCACCATCGGCTCGCTCACCGAGAACTCCAACGAAGGCGATCACCACACCCCGGCGAAGCTACTCGACGGTCCCGCACCCGCCTGGGATCTGTGGCGGCACATCGCGGCGAAGGACCCCGCATTCGGGCATCCCGACGTGTTCGGCGGACACATTCCGGAGACCAAATGGGAGTCGGCCACCGTCACCACGCTCGACGAGCGGATCCCGAGTTACATCCAAAAGATCTGCAAACGTGATCCTTTCAGCGGCAAGGTGGTCACCGGCGGCATTGTCACCGTAAAGGACTCCAGCTGGCTGATGAGCTGGACGGTCAACCGGCAGCCACACTTCAAGCAGCAGCCGAAGGACCAGATCGTGGTCTGGATCTACTCGCTGTTCGTGGACGTCCCGGGCGACTACGTCAAGAAGCCGATGAGCGCGTGCACCGGCGAAGAGATCACCCAGGAATGGCTGTACCACATGGGTGTGCCGGAGGACGAAATCGCCGACCTCGCGGCGAATTCGGCGAAATGCGTGCCGGTGATGATGCCGTACATCACGGCGTTCTTCATGCCGCGTCAAGCCGGAGACCGCCCGGATGTCGTGCCGGCCGGCTCGGTGAACTTCGCCTTCATCGGTCAGTTCGCCGAGACCACCCGTGACTGCATCTTCACCACGGAGTACTCCGTGCGCACCGCGATGGAGGCGACCTACCAGCTGCTCGGCATCGAAAGGGGAGTGCCGGAGGTCTACAACTCGACCTACGACGTCCGCAAGCTGCTGGCGGCGACGAGCCGACTACGCGACGGCGACGAGCTACACATCCCCGGACCCGACCTGCTGCGCAAGAAGTTGATGAAGAAGCTGGATTCCACGGAGATCGGTGTGATGCTCGAAGAGTATGGGCTGGTTGCCGACAAGAAGTAGCCTTCCTCCCACGGCTGGCGGCTCGGCCCCGTTGGGCCGAGCCACCGTCGTATCCGGATGGCCAACCGGCAATGCGGCATTCAGGACGTGGGCGTCGATCGGCTCTTGTCGGTCGGCGCGCTGTCCGTCGGGTCTCGTGCGATATCGCGCAGATCGCGTCCACGAGTCTCGCCCGCCCACAGGAACGCACTCGCTGTACCGGCCAGCGTCAGGCACAGCAGCAGCGTGATCGGCACGGTCGACGGATAGCGGTGCAGCAGAGCGACTCCGATGATCGGGGTCAGCGAACCACCGACGATGGTGGCGAGCTGATAACCCAATGACGCTCCGGTGTAGCGCACTTCGCTGGGAAACAGTTCGGCGAAGAAAGGCGCCTGCACACCCGTCAGCAATCCGTGCAGGGTGAGCCCGACTGTGATCACCAGGGTGATCCGGACCGGACTTCCGGTGTCCACCATGGGCAATGCGGCCAATGCCCACGCCGCGATAACCCCGGCGAGGAGCACGCTGGACACCCGTCGTCCGTACCGGTCGCCGACCGCGCCACCGAGCACGATCGCGGTCGCCTGAAAGACCGAAGCGATGGTAATCGCGGTCAGCGCGGTGGATTTCGGCACATGTACCACCTGAGTGAGGTAGGCGAGCAAGAAGATGCTGAACGTGTAGTACGTCGCCTTTTCGCCGACGTCGGCGAGCGCGGCCAGCAGCACCTGCTTGCGATAGCGGCCGAGGACGATCCGCAGCGGCGCGTGCCCGGTATGGGTCGCGGCGCGCCGCTGCGCCGCCAGGAAGATCGGCGACTCCTCCACCGCGTGCCGCAGCCACATCCCTACCAGGACAAGCACTATCGAGAGCAGGAACGGAATCCGCCAGCCCCAGTCCTGGAATTCGGCGTTGGAGATGGCGAGCCCGAGGGCGGCGAGCACGCCCGTGGCCATCAGATTTCCCAGTGGCCCACCGGTTTGCGGCCAACTGCTCCAGAACCCGCGGTGCGCCGCGGATCCGTGCTCGGCGACCAGCAAGACGGCGCCGCCCCACTCGCCACCGAGCGCGAGCCCCTGCACCAGCCGCAGCAGCACCAATAGGATCGGCGCCGCGACCCCGATGCTGGCGTAGGAGGGGAGCAGGCCGATCGCGACGGTCGCGCCGCCCATCAGCATCAGGGTGATCGACAGCGTGCGGCGGCGGCCGAGCCGGTCACCGAGGTGACCGAACAGCACCCCTCCCAGCGGACGCGCGAGGAATCCGACGGCATAGGTGCCCATGGCCAGCAAGACGCCGGTCAGCGGATCGCCGGCCGGGAAGAAGACCTTGTTGAAGACCAGCGCCGCGGCGAGGCCGTAGAGGAAGAAGTCGTAGAACTCGATCGTCGTCCCGGCCACGCTGGCGGCGACGATCCTGGCGAAGCGCGCGCCAGTGGCCGGGCTCGGGTTGCTCATAGTCGTGGTCCATCGCTCTCGTGCCGAAAGGTCTTGTACGACTATGGCTTAACGACCGATCATGGGTCGCCGATTTCGGCGAGGGACGCGGTCGTTCCCTATTTACCCGGCGTGGCGAACACGATCAGCGCCATGAAGGCGAGGTTGATGAAGTAGGTTCCCTCGACCAGGCCGACGGTGATGAGAAACGGGGTCATCAGGCGCTTTTCGGCCTCGGGTTGCCTGGTGATCCCGGCGAGCAGTTGTCCGCCGGCGAACCCGTCGCCGAGGCAGGCGCCGGCGGCGGCGCCGCCCATCATCAGTCCACCGCCGATGAATGCGCCCGCGGTGATCACCGCCTGCACCATTTCCGGATCAGATGCCATGGCGGTCCCTCCCGTCGACGACCGGGCCGAGACGGCCGGTCCTATACTTTGCCCAACTCGTTGCAATGCACTCGCATCGTAACCCGATCGGATGGGCTATGGCAATGCGATCGCATTGCCATAGGTGGAGAGGTGGATGTGCCGAAACAGGTTGACCATCACGAACGCCGTCAGCAGATCGCCGCGGCGGTGTGCCGATTGGCGGCGACCCGCGGGCTCGAGGGGGTCAGCCTGCGCCACGTCGCCGCCGAGGCGGGTGTGTCGATGGGCCGGATCCAGCACTACTTCAAGACCAAAGACGAGATGCTGCTGTTCGCCTTCGGGACGATCAGCGAACGCGTCGAACATCGCGTCGCCCAGGCGGTCGCGACACTGCCGCAGCCGCCGGACGCGCGGTCGCTGGTGCGGGCGCTGTTGGTCGAGATGATGCCGGTCGGGGCGCATGCCAGGGCCGAAATGCCCATGTGGATTGCCTTTTTCGCGCGTGCGGTGGTGGAACCGCGGATGGCGGACCCGCTGCGCGAAGGCACCCGTGCCCTGCACGCGTTCGTTGCCGAGCAGGTCGGCAAAGCCTGCTCGGACGGCGAGTCCGCAGCCGATCCCGCTCGGGAAGCAGAAATACTGCTCGCCCTCGCCGACGGATTGATGATGCGCCTGATGGTCGGTGGGATCGAAGCCGATGCCGCGCTGGCGGCGCTGGATCATCAGCTGGACCGCGCTTTCGGATCCCCCGACCGCGGGTAGGTGTCGATGGCGCCGTCCCGGTCGGTGCGGCTTCACCGACCTGACGAACTTCAGCTAACGCTCAGCGAGAAAACCCTACTCCCCGGCTCAGGGGTGGGTGCAAGTCCGCGGCGGCCCGAGGTGCCTCAGATCTCACCGAGCTGACGTAGTCGTCCGGCGTGCGATCACCGCGTCCAGCGACCAGCGGCCCGGGCCGGTCACGAGCAGGAAAGTCGAGCAGAGCAGGAGGGCCCAGTCGAGGCGTGCCTCGTGCATCATGTCCCAGAAGCCGTCGGCTTTCGGTTTGTCGGCCGACCCGCCCCACAGGATGGGGATTTTGGTCAGTGCGAGCGCTAATACCATGTCGATCAGCAAGGGGAGTGCCGCGATCCTCGTCAGCAATCCGACGAGAACTAATGTGCCACACAGTGTTTCGGTCACTGCGGCGAGGGGCCCGAAGAACTCCGGTGCCGGAATCCCGATGGTGGTGAACCGTCCGGCCGCCTGATCGGACGGTCGCAGGAACTTCAGGATCCCCTCGGACAGGAAGACCACGCCCACCGCTGCTCTGACCAGGATCGCGGCCGACGAGGGACCGGGCTCGACGATCGTGCTCCGTAGGTTCACCGGTTGTTCACCTCCTGAGGATCCGGCTCGGTTGTGTAAGTGCCTCGCGCACAGCGTAAATCGCGGAGGGCGACGGCGGTGGTAAGACGGCGCAATCCGTACTGCTTCGCCCTGAGAAAGGATTGGCTTACCTTCTACATTGCGCCAGTTGCCAATTCATCGGACGCGATGGATGCAATAGATTGGACGAATGTCGCAGTTGTATGGAATGTCGGAATCGGCCTTCTTGCTCATGCTCGCCGTGGCCCGTGGCGATAGTTCTGAAGCTGCTGATAAGCACTTCTAATTCTGTTATAAGCAAGTCTGATTCGGCGAATGTCCGATTTGCAACGGCTGCGGTGAGTCCGGGGACTGTAATTTACATCACATTGTCCGATTTGCTGGTAGTCGTCCCTTTGAAGCCGTGTTCGAATGTGTTGAGCGGGGCTAACTATCAGGATTCAGTGGGGATTGCCAGAAGATCCAGGAGTTTGGATGTTCGT from Nocardia iowensis includes these protein-coding regions:
- a CDS encoding DoxX family protein translates to MNLRSTIVEPGPSSAAILVRAAVGVVFLSEGILKFLRPSDQAAGRFTTIGIPAPEFFGPLAAVTETLCGTLVLVGLLTRIAALPLLIDMVLALALTKIPILWGGSADKPKADGFWDMMHEARLDWALLLCSTFLLVTGPGRWSLDAVIARRTTTSAR
- a CDS encoding MFS transporter, with product MSNPSPATGARFARIVAASVAGTTIEFYDFFLYGLAAALVFNKVFFPAGDPLTGVLLAMGTYAVGFLARPLGGVLFGHLGDRLGRRRTLSITLMLMGGATVAIGLLPSYASIGVAAPILLVLLRLVQGLALGGEWGGAVLLVAEHGSAAHRGFWSSWPQTGGPLGNLMATGVLAALGLAISNAEFQDWGWRIPFLLSIVLVLVGMWLRHAVEESPIFLAAQRRAATHTGHAPLRIVLGRYRKQVLLAALADVGEKATYYTFSIFLLAYLTQVVHVPKSTALTAITIASVFQATAIVLGGAVGDRYGRRVSSVLLAGVIAAWALAALPMVDTGSPVRITLVITVGLTLHGLLTGVQAPFFAELFPSEVRYTGASLGYQLATIVGGSLTPIIGVALLHRYPSTVPITLLLCLTLAGTASAFLWAGETRGRDLRDIARDPTDSAPTDKSRSTPTS
- a CDS encoding F0F1 ATP synthase subunit C, producing the protein MVQAVITAGAFIGGGLMMGGAAAGACLGDGFAGGQLLAGITRQPEAEKRLMTPFLITVGLVEGTYFINLAFMALIVFATPGK
- a CDS encoding TetR/AcrR family transcriptional regulator, which translates into the protein MPKQVDHHERRQQIAAAVCRLAATRGLEGVSLRHVAAEAGVSMGRIQHYFKTKDEMLLFAFGTISERVEHRVAQAVATLPQPPDARSLVRALLVEMMPVGAHARAEMPMWIAFFARAVVEPRMADPLREGTRALHAFVAEQVGKACSDGESAADPAREAEILLALADGLMMRLMVGGIEADAALAALDHQLDRAFGSPDRG
- a CDS encoding oleate hydratase is translated as MYYSSGNYEAFARPRKPAGVEDKTAWFVGAGLASLSGAAFLIRDGQMSGDKITIFEQLKLPGGALDGIKEPKKGFVIRGGREMENHFECLWDLFRSVPSMEIDGASVLDEFYWLNKDDPNSSLQRATEKRGQDAHTDGLFTLSNKAQKDMIKVFLAAPEEMENKRINEVFGEDFLKSNFWLYWRTMFAFEEWHSALEMKLYLHRFIHHIGGLPDFSALKFTKYNQYESLVLPLYRWLLDQGVTFRFDTEITDIDFHLTRERKQATKIHWVSEGTEGSVDVGENDLVFATIGSLTENSNEGDHHTPAKLLDGPAPAWDLWRHIAAKDPAFGHPDVFGGHIPETKWESATVTTLDERIPSYIQKICKRDPFSGKVVTGGIVTVKDSSWLMSWTVNRQPHFKQQPKDQIVVWIYSLFVDVPGDYVKKPMSACTGEEITQEWLYHMGVPEDEIADLAANSAKCVPVMMPYITAFFMPRQAGDRPDVVPAGSVNFAFIGQFAETTRDCIFTTEYSVRTAMEATYQLLGIERGVPEVYNSTYDVRKLLAATSRLRDGDELHIPGPDLLRKKLMKKLDSTEIGVMLEEYGLVADKK